A window of the Xiashengella succiniciproducens genome harbors these coding sequences:
- a CDS encoding formylglycine-generating enzyme family protein, translating into MRSAITHIGLFFVLVFSSCCSEIDKNMVLIKGDSFVPSYMDHAIELSDYYIGRHEVTQAEWTKVMGSNPSFFKGADLPVENVSWYDCVEYCNRRSLKEGLQPCYTIIKDQTDHVNFNEIDSVKWTVLFDTTANGYRLPTEAEWEFAASCAGRGYIFSGSDKVDEVAWYWRNSGKSFLEGDWSWSAIEENKGRTHRVGRKQSNSCGLYDMSGNVREWCWDWYEDKQLLQGYARVWRGGGWIGGEHACAVRYRGLFEASGMGPDQGFRLVRSAF; encoded by the coding sequence ATGAGATCTGCTATTACACACATAGGGTTATTCTTTGTTTTGGTTTTCTCGTCATGTTGTTCGGAGATCGACAAAAACATGGTATTAATCAAAGGAGACAGTTTTGTGCCATCATATATGGATCATGCAATAGAGTTGTCGGATTATTACATTGGCAGGCATGAGGTAACTCAGGCAGAATGGACTAAGGTGATGGGAAGCAATCCTTCATTTTTCAAAGGGGCTGACCTTCCAGTTGAAAATGTAAGTTGGTATGATTGTGTAGAGTATTGTAACAGACGAAGTTTGAAGGAAGGTTTGCAGCCATGCTATACAATTATTAAGGATCAGACAGATCATGTTAATTTCAATGAAATTGATAGTGTAAAGTGGACTGTGTTGTTTGACACCACGGCAAATGGATATCGCTTGCCGACAGAAGCTGAGTGGGAGTTTGCTGCATCCTGCGCTGGCCGTGGATATATCTTCAGTGGAAGTGATAAGGTGGATGAAGTTGCCTGGTATTGGCGAAACTCAGGGAAAAGCTTTCTTGAAGGTGATTGGAGCTGGTCAGCTATTGAGGAAAACAAGGGGCGTACTCACAGGGTTGGTCGTAAGCAGTCAAACAGTTGCGGTCTCTATGATATGTCTGGCAACGTAAGGGAATGGTGCTGGGATTGGTACGAAGACAAACAGCTTCTGCAGGGTTATGCAAGAGTCTGGAGAGGTGGAGGTTGGATTGGAGGTGAGCATGCATGTGCTGTTAGGTACAGGGGGCTGTTTGAAGCTTCAGGGATGGGGCCAGATCAGGGATTTAGACTTGTACGAAGTGCTTTTTAG
- a CDS encoding glycoside hydrolase family 11 protein has translation MEKTILTCAVFMLLVFAGCSEDSIDNEFLQEDVPGLQLKGYSSGTHDGFFWFLWTDDRSGSVNYSNGSGGNYSVSWNYSGNFTCGKGWSYGDYSRVIGYNVGAHSHTGGGSIAYYGWTRNPLIEYYVNERWGNSRPTGEYRGAVTSDGATYDIYTAMRYNAPSIDGTQTFRQVFSTRRSQAPTGQNQTITFANHVNAWASVGLNLGNDWSPYAILLTEAYGGSQGYANVTVWNAGSSTGGGNNGGGGTQYYRIQNRATGLYIDGMGVTNNGGDLGQYANINHQNAHWIREASGGYERFKNRATGLYIDGMGRTNNGDNAGQYANTTHVNAQWSLEAAGDGYYRLRNRGTGMYLDGYGRTTSGSAVSQYANTTHPNAQWRFVPVQ, from the coding sequence ATGGAAAAGACTATTTTAACATGTGCAGTTTTTATGCTGTTAGTTTTTGCAGGATGTTCAGAAGACAGTATTGATAATGAATTCTTGCAAGAGGACGTACCCGGGCTCCAGTTGAAAGGATATTCTTCTGGAACTCACGACGGTTTTTTCTGGTTTCTGTGGACTGATGATAGGAGCGGTAGTGTGAATTATTCAAACGGATCTGGAGGAAACTATTCAGTTTCCTGGAACTATTCTGGTAATTTTACTTGTGGTAAAGGATGGAGTTATGGAGATTATAGCAGGGTTATAGGGTATAATGTTGGGGCTCACAGTCACACTGGTGGCGGAAGTATTGCTTACTACGGATGGACACGGAATCCTCTGATAGAATATTATGTAAATGAAAGGTGGGGAAATTCACGTCCTACAGGCGAGTATAGAGGTGCAGTAACAAGTGACGGTGCAACATATGATATTTACACCGCTATGCGTTACAATGCTCCGTCTATTGATGGTACACAAACCTTCCGTCAGGTATTTAGTACTCGTCGTTCACAGGCTCCCACAGGACAAAACCAGACTATTACGTTTGCCAATCATGTTAATGCATGGGCAAGTGTAGGTCTTAATCTGGGAAATGACTGGTCACCCTATGCTATACTGCTGACTGAAGCTTATGGTGGCAGTCAGGGATATGCGAATGTGACCGTATGGAATGCTGGTAGCAGTACCGGAGGAGGTAATAACGGTGGAGGTGGCACCCAGTACTACCGAATTCAGAATCGTGCAACAGGATTGTATATTGACGGGATGGGTGTAACAAACAATGGTGGAGATCTTGGTCAATATGCCAATATAAATCACCAGAATGCACACTGGATACGTGAGGCCTCAGGAGGTTACGAACGATTCAAGAATCGTGCAACAGGATTATATATTGACGGAATGGGCAGAACCAACAATGGTGATAATGCAGGGCAGTATGCAAATACTACTCATGTAAATGCCCAATGGAGCCTGGAAGCAGCCGGAGACGGCTACTATCGCTTAAGGAACAGGGGTACAGGTATGTATCTGGATGGCTATGGCAGAACAACCAGCGGTTCTGCAGTCAGCCAGTACGCAAACACCACACATCCCAATGCCCAGTGGAGGTTTGTTCCCGTTCAATAA
- a CDS encoding MFS transporter yields the protein MQHNQQKSPILAIVAITSFLGTFLISSINIALPAIEKEFSMHAVALSWVITGFLLTMATFLLPMGRIADLSGVKRIFKIGMYFFTISSLLCIFANSGTKLIVFRLIQGIGAALTSTTGTAILVAAYPPNQRGRVLGMSVASVYLGLATGPFIGGVLTETLGWRSVFVLSFVLGIVVVIVTQIFLGKDDSGSFKAIKQLRFRGSLFYIAGLGTLVFGSSRIPELSGWLLMLVGLVCFIIFWRSESKSEFPVFYTKLFTHNRLFAYSNLAALINYSSTYAIVFLLSLYLQKIKGMPAHMAGTILVAQPLVMAIFSPLAGRLSEKIQPRYLASSGMALCATGLIAFSSLSSNTQLWFIVAILIWMGLGFALFSSPNMNTIMSSVDRNSYAQASGTAGTMRVVGQIVSMTIATFFFALFMGKIPIEEASEGVFIMIINKAFLVFGLVALLGIYFSYSRGRLDRATAS from the coding sequence ATGCAGCACAATCAGCAAAAATCACCTATTCTGGCCATAGTGGCCATTACATCATTCCTTGGCACCTTCCTTATATCATCTATCAATATCGCTCTCCCGGCAATAGAAAAGGAGTTCTCTATGCACGCTGTTGCCTTGAGCTGGGTGATTACAGGCTTCCTGCTAACCATGGCAACCTTCCTGTTGCCAATGGGAAGAATAGCTGACCTTAGCGGTGTAAAGAGGATTTTCAAAATAGGAATGTACTTCTTCACAATTTCATCTTTGCTGTGCATCTTTGCAAATTCAGGCACCAAGTTAATTGTATTCCGTCTAATACAAGGTATTGGAGCTGCATTGACAAGTACTACGGGAACTGCAATCCTTGTAGCTGCATACCCTCCCAATCAGAGGGGACGGGTACTTGGAATGTCTGTAGCCTCAGTTTATCTGGGACTCGCCACAGGACCTTTTATTGGAGGAGTGCTAACTGAAACCCTAGGATGGAGATCAGTTTTTGTACTGTCATTTGTTCTCGGAATAGTCGTGGTTATCGTCACCCAGATATTCCTTGGGAAAGACGACAGCGGTAGCTTCAAGGCAATCAAGCAGTTAAGATTCAGAGGAAGTCTCTTTTACATAGCAGGTCTTGGAACTCTTGTTTTCGGCTCCTCACGCATTCCTGAACTATCCGGCTGGTTACTTATGCTAGTAGGTCTTGTATGTTTCATAATCTTTTGGCGTAGTGAGTCAAAATCTGAGTTTCCTGTCTTCTACACTAAGTTATTCACACACAACAGACTCTTTGCATATTCCAATCTGGCAGCATTAATCAACTACAGCTCAACCTATGCTATCGTATTTCTGCTCAGCCTCTATTTGCAAAAAATCAAGGGTATGCCTGCACACATGGCAGGGACGATACTGGTAGCACAGCCTTTAGTAATGGCTATTTTCTCTCCTCTAGCCGGCAGACTTTCTGAAAAGATTCAACCCCGATATCTGGCATCGTCAGGAATGGCCCTATGTGCCACCGGACTAATAGCCTTCTCGTCTCTGAGCAGTAACACCCAATTGTGGTTCATTGTAGCGATACTAATCTGGATGGGACTGGGGTTTGCCCTATTTTCCTCGCCAAATATGAACACGATAATGAGCTCTGTTGACCGCAACAGTTACGCACAGGCATCAGGAACGGCAGGCACCATGAGGGTGGTGGGACAAATCGTCTCAATGACAATTGCCACTTTCTTCTTTGCTCTGTTTATGGGAAAGATTCCGATTGAGGAAGCCAGTGAAGGAGTGTTTATTATGATAATCAACAAAGCATTTTTAGTTTTCGGACTAGTAGCCCTTTTGGGAATCTATTTTTCGTACTCTCGAGGAAGGCTAGACCGGGCTACTGCTTCTTAA
- the ygiD gene encoding 4,5-DOPA dioxygenase extradiol — translation MSLKILNNIADKFPRTPRMPVLFLGHGSPMNAIEENEFVAGFRRIAATLPRPVAILCVSAHWETRGTQLTAMEMPETIHDFGGFPRALYEVQYPAPGSPELAKLTRETVSSHELTFDHSWGLDHGAWSVLRHLYPEADIPVVQMSLDYLQNPDYHYELARQLQPLRERGVLIVGSGNMVHNLRMLDWRKIDQHYAYDWALEAAEKMRHFILDGDHKGLINFRSHGKAFDYAVPTPEHYLPLLYAAGLQKKGEAVELFNDKPLGGSLTMTSLKIG, via the coding sequence ATGAGTTTGAAAATACTTAATAACATAGCGGATAAATTTCCGCGCACTCCCAGGATGCCAGTACTGTTTCTGGGTCATGGTAGTCCTATGAATGCCATTGAGGAGAATGAATTTGTTGCAGGTTTTCGAAGGATAGCTGCAACGCTTCCACGTCCTGTTGCGATACTTTGTGTTTCAGCACACTGGGAGACAAGAGGGACACAACTTACTGCAATGGAAATGCCAGAAACAATTCACGATTTTGGCGGTTTCCCGCGTGCGCTGTATGAAGTGCAGTATCCTGCACCTGGTTCTCCGGAACTGGCAAAGCTTACGCGTGAGACTGTCAGTTCTCATGAACTGACATTTGATCATTCGTGGGGGCTAGACCATGGGGCATGGAGCGTGCTACGGCACCTATACCCGGAAGCTGATATCCCTGTTGTGCAAATGAGTCTTGATTATTTGCAAAATCCAGATTATCACTATGAACTGGCCCGTCAGCTTCAACCCTTGCGTGAGCGAGGGGTGTTGATAGTAGGTAGCGGGAATATGGTACATAATCTGAGAATGCTCGATTGGCGCAAGATAGATCAGCATTATGCATATGACTGGGCCCTTGAGGCTGCCGAAAAGATGAGGCATTTCATCCTTGACGGAGACCATAAAGGCTTGATCAACTTCCGTAGTCATGGTAAAGCCTTTGATTATGCCGTTCCAACTCCTGAGCATTACCTGCCTCTGTTGTATGCTGCAGGTTTACAAAAAAAGGGGGAGGCTGTGGAATTATTTAATGATAAGCCTCTTGGAGGAAGTCTGACAATGACCTCCCTTAAAATAGGGTAG
- a CDS encoding YceI family protein, whose protein sequence is MDKAKWILDPAHSELTFKVKHLMISNVKGEFKIFNASIDNEDFENGKVIARIDASSIFTNNDDRDNHLRSADFFDVEKFPGIIFESTKFEKVSDEEYKLRGNLTIKDVTKEITLNVEYGGSNKDPWGNTKAGFSLTGKINRKDWGLNWNAALEAGGVLVGDDISISGEVQFAKQA, encoded by the coding sequence ATGGATAAAGCAAAATGGATTTTAGACCCGGCACATAGTGAACTTACTTTTAAAGTAAAGCACCTTATGATTAGTAATGTTAAGGGTGAGTTTAAGATTTTCAATGCTTCAATTGATAATGAGGATTTTGAAAATGGTAAAGTAATCGCCAGGATTGATGCATCTTCAATCTTTACAAACAATGACGACAGGGATAATCACCTGAGAAGCGCTGATTTCTTTGATGTTGAAAAATTTCCCGGTATCATCTTCGAGAGCACTAAGTTTGAAAAGGTCAGTGATGAGGAGTACAAGCTTAGAGGTAATCTTACAATTAAGGATGTTACAAAGGAGATTACCCTGAATGTAGAATACGGTGGATCAAACAAGGATCCTTGGGGAAATACCAAGGCCGGGTTCTCTCTTACTGGAAAGATTAACCGTAAGGACTGGGGACTTAACTGGAATGCTGCACTTGAAGCAGGTGGTGTGTTAGTAGGTGATGACATCAGCATTTCTGGTGAGGTCCAGTTTGCAAAACAGGCTTAA
- a CDS encoding cation:proton antiporter encodes MDFGLLQYSFPITDPILKFLIILIIILSVPILSDKIRLPHLLGMILAGVLIGPNGLNLLERDSSIILSGTAGLLYIMFLSGLEIDMNDFRKNIWKSSTLGLLGFCIPMLIGTFSSIYFLEFSTATSILLASMFASHTLITYPIVSKLGLAKNKAVNIAVGSTLITNMLALLVLAIIVGMSNGSLSSFFWIKLVLSFTASTLIILLVFPHIARWFFKRFRDNVSQYIFVLVIVFSGAILSQLAGIEGIIGAFMAGLALNGLIPRHSPLMNRIDFVGNAIFIPFFLIGVGMLIDYRAFTNKHTLFVAFIMTAVAILGKYLAAIITRRSFKLTSDEGTLIFGLTNSQAAATLAAVLVGYNIILGYNDAGLPIRLLNHEILNGTIIMILVTCTVASFATQRASHRIASSDQLLNQPEDISERILIPVSNPNTLDELVNFSLVLKSSKNRNGIVALSVVPIDTNDPDAGSKARKLLDRAAEAGAAADIKIKTSLRYNDNPVKGITHVLQEKKITDLILGLHDRKGLSDSFLGTVTQNILSNTNITTYIYHPHQPIATVRRHFVLIPENAEMETGFPFWLAKIWNLALNTGSTVVFYAGIDTLKFLRNIQLHHPIKVEFNELKNWNHLLRVRKRIKTDDNVIIVLSRENLPSYNSSMAYIPAYINKYLSNNNFLLIYPSQLDLEDEKVDLTYPSLIETIEKIDGIGKTLASLFRKSRSKEQPPLP; translated from the coding sequence ATGGATTTTGGCCTTTTACAATATAGCTTTCCTATAACTGATCCGATCTTAAAATTCCTGATCATTCTGATCATCATTCTGAGTGTTCCAATTTTGTCAGATAAGATTCGTTTACCTCACCTCCTGGGAATGATCCTGGCAGGGGTTCTTATAGGTCCCAATGGTCTGAATCTGCTTGAGCGTGACAGCAGTATTATCTTATCTGGGACTGCAGGATTGTTATACATTATGTTTCTCTCAGGTCTGGAAATCGATATGAATGATTTCCGAAAAAATATATGGAAGAGCAGTACACTGGGCCTTCTTGGTTTTTGTATTCCCATGCTTATAGGAACATTTAGCAGTATTTATTTCCTGGAGTTTTCTACAGCTACATCTATACTTCTGGCAAGTATGTTTGCCTCCCACACACTGATTACATATCCGATTGTAAGTAAACTGGGACTCGCAAAAAATAAAGCTGTCAACATTGCAGTAGGTAGCACACTGATAACCAACATGCTGGCACTCCTTGTTCTTGCTATCATAGTAGGAATGAGTAACGGATCTCTTAGCAGTTTCTTCTGGATAAAGTTAGTACTGTCATTTACGGCTTCAACCTTGATTATCCTGCTTGTATTTCCTCATATAGCCCGTTGGTTCTTTAAGAGGTTTAGAGACAATGTATCCCAATATATCTTTGTACTGGTCATTGTCTTTTCCGGAGCTATCTTATCTCAACTAGCAGGAATTGAAGGTATAATTGGTGCATTTATGGCAGGGTTGGCACTAAACGGACTTATTCCCCGTCATTCTCCACTGATGAATCGTATAGACTTTGTAGGTAATGCAATCTTTATTCCTTTCTTTCTTATTGGAGTAGGTATGCTAATTGACTACAGGGCCTTCACAAACAAACACACTTTGTTTGTTGCCTTTATTATGACGGCAGTTGCCATTTTGGGAAAATACCTAGCAGCTATTATTACCAGAAGGTCTTTCAAACTGACAAGTGATGAAGGGACACTCATATTTGGTCTTACAAACTCACAGGCAGCTGCCACCCTGGCTGCAGTTCTTGTAGGCTATAACATTATCCTTGGGTATAATGATGCCGGACTACCCATCCGCTTACTCAATCATGAAATCCTCAACGGTACTATTATAATGATTCTTGTGACCTGTACTGTAGCTTCCTTTGCTACACAAAGGGCCTCACACAGGATAGCCTCTTCAGATCAGCTTTTGAATCAACCAGAAGATATATCTGAAAGAATCCTAATTCCGGTAAGCAATCCCAACACTCTTGATGAACTGGTTAACTTCAGCCTTGTGCTTAAGTCCTCAAAAAACAGGAACGGGATTGTTGCACTTAGTGTAGTTCCAATCGACACGAATGATCCTGATGCCGGTAGTAAAGCACGTAAGTTGTTAGACAGAGCGGCAGAGGCCGGAGCTGCTGCAGATATAAAGATAAAGACATCCTTGCGTTATAATGACAATCCAGTCAAGGGGATAACCCATGTACTACAGGAGAAGAAAATTACTGACCTGATACTGGGCTTGCATGACAGAAAGGGCTTATCCGATTCTTTCCTGGGAACCGTTACGCAAAACATACTGTCCAACACAAATATTACTACTTATATCTATCACCCACATCAGCCCATTGCCACTGTAAGGCGTCACTTTGTGCTGATACCCGAGAATGCAGAGATGGAAACAGGTTTCCCTTTTTGGCTGGCAAAGATATGGAACCTTGCACTGAATACCGGGTCTACAGTGGTGTTTTATGCAGGAATTGACACGCTAAAGTTCCTAAGAAACATTCAGCTTCACCATCCCATAAAGGTTGAGTTTAACGAACTAAAAAACTGGAATCATCTACTTAGGGTCAGGAAAAGAATCAAGACAGACGATAATGTAATTATCGTGTTGAGCCGTGAGAACCTTCCATCGTACAACAGTTCGATGGCCTACATTCCAGCCTATATCAACAAGTATCTAAGCAACAATAACTTCCTGCTGATTTACCCGTCGCAGCTCGACCTTGAAGACGAGAAAGTAGACCTTACCTACCCGTCACTGATTGAAACCATAGAAAAGATTGACGGAATTGGTAAGACCCTTGCGTCCTTGTTCAGGAAGTCCCGGTCAAAAGAGCAGCCACCTCTTCCCTAA
- a CDS encoding AraC family transcriptional regulator, producing the protein MDSLFSIWKVDRDEALRIAESTYIVHVHDFEELIVGVKGGIEHTINCELTLAEAPLVAFVAKGQPHKLTLKLVNDEFDMWVIRFKSEFIADTIFQHYQSFMQRPNIALESGTCFNRLGLLCSLIDAEMKNTAPDLSVVRHLLSALFLMIEAEKQRVTDKEQDEPKIQNETFTAFLRILEDNFRRPLNVDFYAEKLFMSARNLNLICHRIMNRSVSELIETRKLTEAKKLLAHTNKSVAEIGFELGYNDKSYFTRVFRTKTGKTPSEFREEVAALLTGTS; encoded by the coding sequence ATGGATTCATTGTTCAGTATCTGGAAGGTTGATAGGGATGAGGCACTCAGAATTGCAGAGTCCACATATATAGTACATGTACATGACTTTGAAGAGCTCATAGTTGGAGTAAAAGGTGGCATTGAGCATACAATCAACTGTGAACTGACTCTAGCCGAGGCTCCGCTTGTCGCCTTTGTCGCCAAAGGACAGCCACATAAACTAACACTTAAACTTGTTAATGACGAGTTTGACATGTGGGTGATCCGGTTTAAAAGCGAGTTTATTGCTGATACTATTTTTCAGCATTATCAGAGCTTTATGCAAAGGCCAAATATTGCATTGGAATCTGGTACATGCTTCAATCGCCTGGGATTGTTATGCAGCCTTATTGATGCTGAGATGAAGAATACTGCGCCCGACCTCTCGGTCGTGCGCCACTTACTGAGCGCACTTTTCCTTATGATTGAGGCTGAAAAGCAAAGGGTGACAGACAAGGAACAGGATGAACCAAAGATTCAGAATGAGACTTTTACTGCCTTTTTAAGAATCCTTGAAGATAACTTCAGGAGGCCTCTCAACGTGGACTTCTATGCGGAAAAACTCTTTATGTCTGCCAGAAATCTAAACCTTATATGCCATAGGATAATGAATCGTAGTGTTTCGGAGCTGATAGAGACACGCAAACTGACTGAGGCTAAAAAGCTGCTGGCCCATACCAATAAATCGGTTGCTGAAATTGGTTTCGAGCTCGGCTACAATGACAAGTCCTATTTCACTAGGGTGTTTAGGACGAAGACCGGCAAGACCCCATCTGAATTTAGGGAAGAGGTGGCTGCTCTTTTGACCGGGACTTCCTGA
- a CDS encoding alpha/beta hydrolase — MIYRSKSLFSILATGLAFFFACEVSAQDGTIYPMDRPDEPNAILLGTGGVEGQTAEESWFMQWGDPMARNISTATLTPFLPDPAKATGAAVIVAPGGGFRWLSMGNEGWEVAQALADKGIAAFVLKYRLFPTPESVEEFTETMNRTFAEATPREETAGERPTPPPARPAGPIRFFQMDDAEAAYKLIVERADEWGVDTDRIGMIGFSAGAMLTMQCALNSKVMKLAFIGPIYGNMGEVQVPENAPYMFNVIATDDFLFNGKTGVIESWYKAGIPVEFHLYQNGGHGFGLGNPDKTSNRWFDAFIYWLEVNKFLNEKK; from the coding sequence ATGATTTACAGATCCAAATCTTTGTTCTCAATTTTAGCTACCGGCCTTGCTTTTTTCTTTGCCTGTGAAGTTTCTGCCCAAGACGGCACAATCTATCCAATGGATAGACCTGATGAACCCAATGCCATCCTTCTTGGAACAGGAGGTGTTGAAGGACAGACAGCTGAAGAATCATGGTTTATGCAATGGGGTGACCCAATGGCACGTAACATTTCTACAGCCACTCTTACCCCTTTCCTTCCTGATCCGGCAAAAGCTACAGGCGCTGCTGTGATTGTTGCTCCTGGTGGTGGTTTCAGGTGGCTGTCAATGGGTAACGAAGGATGGGAAGTTGCCCAAGCCCTTGCTGACAAAGGAATTGCTGCATTTGTACTTAAGTACAGACTCTTCCCCACTCCCGAGTCAGTTGAAGAATTTACTGAAACGATGAACAGGACTTTTGCGGAGGCTACTCCAAGGGAAGAAACTGCAGGTGAACGTCCCACTCCTCCACCAGCAAGGCCTGCCGGTCCAATACGTTTCTTCCAGATGGATGACGCTGAAGCTGCATATAAGCTAATCGTTGAAAGAGCTGACGAATGGGGTGTTGATACAGACCGTATCGGCATGATTGGCTTCTCAGCCGGTGCAATGCTGACTATGCAATGCGCACTCAACTCAAAAGTAATGAAGCTTGCTTTCATCGGTCCTATCTACGGAAACATGGGTGAAGTTCAGGTTCCTGAGAATGCTCCCTATATGTTTAATGTGATTGCAACCGACGACTTCCTGTTCAACGGAAAGACAGGCGTTATTGAATCCTGGTACAAAGCCGGAATTCCGGTTGAGTTCCACCTTTATCAAAATGGGGGACACGGTTTTGGTCTGGGCAACCCCGACAAGACAAGCAACCGTTGGTTTGATGCATTCATCTACTGGTTGGAAGTAAATAAATTCCTCAATGAAAAGAAATAG
- a CDS encoding carboxylesterase/lipase family protein, translated as MKRNSTILITLLFVMGLFSCVTKEKPAAEPVVDTTHGTISGYIKDGVYTFKGIPYAQAERFMPPQDPETWEGVRECTKFGPIAMQVNSWSPDSVMNEKELFTVNVWTQGINDGKKRAVMLWLHGGGFAFGASDDPISDGHMLALNEDVVLVSINHRLNILGFLDLSDFGPEYKYSGNVGMLDIVKAMEWVRDNVETFGGDPGNVTILGESGGGGKVGTLMCMPPAKGLFHKAIIQSGTLLNVMDKESSAALGRAVLEAAGLTPDQVKGLDTIPYKKLVEIGNEAMRNSVGIRRPGSSRMFGFGPTPDGEVLLQQPFSPNFADISSDIPLLIGSTLNEMMPVAYGEKEMTEEQARERLLPLYAEDTDKFIELYKQTYPDYTPQDLLSIDRVFRPLTIEVADVRSATANAPTYVYLLTWKSPVDDGTKGSFHGMDIPLAFNNIELGKHWTGDTEESIALAATMSKVWANFAKTGNPNAEGAVPAWNAYSKENGETMIFDSECRIANNHDRDLMSLIKARFFN; from the coding sequence ATGAAAAGAAATAGTACAATATTGATAACCCTATTGTTTGTAATGGGGTTATTCTCCTGTGTAACAAAAGAAAAACCGGCTGCAGAACCTGTAGTTGACACTACTCACGGTACCATCAGCGGTTATATAAAAGATGGAGTCTATACCTTCAAGGGCATACCTTATGCACAAGCTGAGCGTTTCATGCCCCCACAGGATCCTGAAACGTGGGAAGGTGTAAGAGAGTGCACCAAGTTTGGACCAATTGCTATGCAGGTCAACAGCTGGTCACCCGACTCTGTAATGAACGAGAAAGAGCTTTTTACAGTAAACGTTTGGACCCAGGGTATAAATGATGGTAAAAAACGTGCTGTTATGCTTTGGTTGCATGGTGGTGGTTTTGCCTTTGGCGCAAGTGATGACCCAATCTCTGATGGTCATATGCTGGCTCTAAACGAAGATGTAGTTCTAGTCTCAATCAACCACCGCCTCAATATTCTGGGCTTTCTGGATCTGTCTGATTTCGGTCCCGAATACAAGTATTCTGGAAACGTTGGAATGCTTGATATCGTCAAAGCCATGGAGTGGGTAAGAGACAACGTGGAGACCTTTGGTGGGGATCCTGGTAACGTAACAATACTTGGTGAGTCAGGAGGAGGAGGTAAGGTAGGTACACTAATGTGTATGCCTCCAGCAAAGGGGCTGTTTCACAAGGCAATTATCCAGAGTGGCACCTTGCTTAATGTGATGGACAAGGAATCATCTGCAGCATTGGGAAGAGCCGTATTGGAAGCTGCAGGCTTAACTCCCGACCAGGTTAAAGGATTGGATACTATTCCATACAAAAAGCTTGTAGAAATAGGTAATGAGGCAATGCGTAACTCTGTGGGGATCCGCAGACCGGGTTCAAGCAGAATGTTTGGTTTTGGACCTACTCCCGACGGGGAAGTCTTGCTTCAACAACCATTTTCACCTAACTTTGCAGATATTTCTTCAGACATACCTCTGCTGATAGGATCAACTCTTAACGAAATGATGCCTGTTGCCTATGGTGAGAAAGAAATGACCGAAGAACAGGCTCGCGAAAGACTGTTGCCTTTGTATGCAGAGGATACTGACAAGTTTATCGAGCTTTACAAGCAGACATACCCTGACTATACGCCACAGGATCTGTTATCAATTGACAGAGTATTCAGACCTCTTACAATTGAAGTAGCTGATGTTCGCAGTGCTACAGCAAATGCTCCAACCTATGTATATTTGCTTACATGGAAGAGTCCTGTAGATGACGGAACCAAGGGATCCTTCCACGGAATGGATATTCCACTTGCGTTCAACAATATTGAACTGGGTAAACACTGGACAGGTGACACCGAAGAGTCAATTGCACTAGCTGCTACAATGAGTAAGGTGTGGGCTAACTTTGCCAAGACTGGTAACCCCAATGCCGAAGGTGCTGTTCCTGCGTGGAATGCATACAGTAAGGAAAATGGCGAGACAATGATATTCGACTCTGAATGCAGAATTGCGAATAATCACGACAGGGATCTGATGAGTTTGATAAAGGCGCGATTCTTTAATTAG